The window TCAATCCCGAGACCGGCTTCGATCCGTTGCTTGCCACGCGCACGATGACGATCGGCATGACCGATATCGGCGAGGTCGTATTCCTGCCCGCACTACTCGAACGCCTGTCGCGCGTGGCGCCTGGCATCGCACTGAATACCGTCCGAAACGCGAGCGTCAATCTGAGCGACGAGATGGCAGATGGCCGAGTCGATCTCGCCATCGGCTTGCTGCCGCAGCTCAAGGGCGGCTTCTATCAGCGGCGCCTGTTCGATCAGCGGTACGTCTGCCTGTTCCGGCGCGGCCATCCGCTCGAGAACACGCCGCTCACGCTCGCTGCCTGGCGCGAGGCCGAGCATCTGGTGGTGGTCTCGGCGGGCACCGGCCACGGCCAAGTAGAAGACTGGCTGAAAAGGCGCGGCGTGCGGCGCCAGGTACGACTGACGGTGCCGCACTTCATGAGCGTGGGCTACATCCTGCAACGCACCGATCTGATCGCCACGGTGCCGGAGCGCCTCGCCCTGCAATTGGCCACGCCCTTCTCGCTCAGCGCGAGCGCGTTGCCCATGTCGCTGCCGGCCGCGCCGATCCATCTGCTTTGGCATACACGAGTCCATCAGGACGAGGGCAATCGCTGGCTGCGCGCGGTGGTAGTCGATCTGTTCGCGGACACCGCAACGCCTGCGCGCAAGGCGAAGTCCGGGCAAAAGAAAGCGTGAATGGGGGCGAAAAGCGGGCCGTAAATCCATCGCACCTTTTTGCAGTCGCAACATGCGCATCCGATATCTTTATCTGAATTTACTATTTAGCCTTTGCATAACGCGGTGTTAGCCTGAATTCGACTCGCAGACGTGCCGTTGCCCAACCCCGTCTGCTCCCACAGCCATTCCTTCAATGCGGCGGATACCCGCAAGGAGCCAACGTGAGCGTCGAATTCATCGGCATGATCCAGCAGCGCAAGGTATCGGAAACCCATCTTCCGCAGGGCCCCGCGATCGATACCGAATACGTGCGTGCATTCGCGCAGGCGCACGAAAATGCCGGCTTCAATCGCATTCTGGTGCCCCACAGTTCGACGAGTCCCGACGCGACCATCACGATCGCGTACGCGGCGAGCGTCACGTCTCGGGTTCATTTCATGCTCGCGCATCGCCCGGGTTTTGTCGCGCCGACGCTCGCGGCACGGCAGATCGCCACGCTCGATCACTTCTCGGGCGGCAGGCTCGCCGTGCACTTCATCTCCGGCGGCAGCGACGAAGACCAGCGGCGCGACGGCGACTATCTGAGCCACGACGAGCGTTACGCTCGCACCGACGAGTATCTGCAGATCCTGCGCCGAGTCTGGACCGAAGATCAGCCGTTCGATCATGAGGGCCGTTTCTACCGCTTTGAAAAAGCTTTCTCCGATGTGAAGCCCAAACAGACGCCGCACGTGCCGATCTATTTCGGCGGCGCGTCCGAGCCTGCGCTCGCGGTCGCCGGCAAACACGCGGATGTCTACGCCTTGTGGGGCGAATCGAAGCAGCAGGTGCACGAGCAAGTGACTCGCGTGCGCGCCGAAGCCGCGAAGCATGGCCGGACCGTGCGCTTCTCGGTGTCGTTCCGCCCCATTCTCGCGTCGACGGAAAAAGCGGCCTGGGAGCGTGCCGAGCACATTCTCGAAGAGACGCGCCGCCTGCGCGTCGAACAGGGCTTCTCACGCGGCGGCCCGCAGCAAAGCGAAGGCGCACGGCGCTTGCTCGCCGCGGCGGGCGACGGCGTGCGCGCGGACGAGCGGCTTTGGACGGCTGTCGCGAAGGAGATCGGCGGCCGCTCGAATTCGACCGCCCTCGTCGGGACGCCCGCGCAGGTCGCGCAAACGCTTGCCGAGTACTACGAACTCGGCGTGACGACCTTTCTGATTCGCGGCTTCGATCCGCTCGAAGATGCCATCGACTATGGACGCGAACTGATTCCCGCCACACGCGAGCTGACGTCACGCGTACGCCGCGCTGCTTGATACCGCTTGATTCCGCTTGATACCGCTTGATACCGATCACCATCGCGCCATGAGCACCCTCGCCACTGAGCAACCCAAGCTCTCGTTTCGTAACCCGCCCATCCGCAAGTTCTGGTTCGACAACGACGATCAAGCGCCCCAGCGCTCGTTTGAGGAAGAACGTTTGCATCGGCAGCAGCGCCTGGCCGGGGCCTTTCGTCTGTTCGCACAAAACGGCTTTGCACAAGGGCTGGCAGGCCACATCACCGCGCGCGATCCGGAGTGGACCGACCATTTCTGGGTCAATCCGCTCGGCCGGCATTTTGGGCGCATGCGGGTGTCGGATCTGTTGCTGGTCAATCGCCATGGCGAAATCGTGGTGGGCGAAGGTCCTGTGAATCAGGCCGCCTTCGCCATTCACGCGGCGATTCACGAAGCGCGCCCCGATGTCGTCGCTGCGGCGCACACGCATTCGCTGTATGGCAAGGCATGGTCCACGCTCGGCCGCAAGCTCGATCCGCTCACGCAGGACTCGTGCGCGTTCTACGAAGACCACGCACTGTTCGACGATTTCCGCGGCGTCGTGCTCGACACGACGGAAGGCGCACGCATCGCCGATGCGCTCGGGTCCTACAAGGCGGTGATCCTGAAGAACCACGGCATTCTGACGGCAAGCCCTTCCGTCGAAGCCGCGGCATGGTGGTACATCGCGCTCGAAAACGCATGCCACACGCAATTGCTGGCCGAAGCCGCAGGCGCCCCGCAGCCGATTCCGCACGACATGGCGGACTTGACGCATCAGCAGATCGGCCGCGCGAACGGCGCACGGCATGCGTTCGAGAGTCTGTATGAAGGGCTCGTCGAGATCGAACCGGAGCTGCTCGACTGATGGCCATCGACAAACTGCGGCGCTTCGTCGGCGAGATTGCCGCGCTCGTCGATTCGGGGGCGTGCGAAACCGAACTGCTCGAACACGGCGCGAATGTCTTGCGCGAACTGGTCCGCGTCGACGACTGGCTGCCCGACGCTTACGCCCAACCTTCCGTCGAGCGCTATCAGCAATTCCTTCTGTTTGCCGACGCGCGCGAGCGCTTCAGCGTCGTCAGTTTCGTGTGGGGTCCGGGGCAGCAGACACCGATTCACGACCACAGGGTATGGGGCCTCATCGGCGTGCTGCGCGGTGCCGAGCTGGCCGCGCCGTACGCCAGACACGACGATGGCACGCTGCGTCAAACCGGCCATGAAGTGCGTCTTGATGCAGGTGATGTCGAAGCGGTGTCGCCTGCCATCGGCGATATTCATCGTGTGCGCAACGCATTTGAAGACCGCACGTCGATCAGCATTCACGTCTATGGCGCGAATATCGGCGCGGTGCTCCGCTCGACCTACTCCTCCGACGGCCGGCCAAAGCCTTTCATTTCCGGCTACTCGAACGAAACGCTCCCGAATCTGTGGGACATCGGCAAGGAACTGCAACACTCATGACGTCATATCCAGTCCGCACCTATGAAGACGTGCGCGAAGCGCTGCTGGCGCGACGTGAAATCGCCCTGCTCGACGTTCGCGAAGAAGACCCGCATGCACAATGCCATCCGCTCTTCGCCGCGAATTTGTCACTCTCGAAGATCGAGCTCGACGCCTATACGCGCTTGCCGCGCCGCGACGTGCCTATCGTCCTGTTCGACGCGGGCGAAGGCTTGGCCGAAGAAGCCGCCGACAAGCTCGCCTCGCTCGGCTACACGCGAATCGCGTTGCTCGCGGGCGGCCTCGATGGCTGGATTCGCGCCGGCGGCGAGGTGTTTCGCGACGTGAACGTGCCGAGCAAGGCGTTCGGCGAATTCGTCGAAGCGAAGCGGCATACCCCATCGCTGTCCGCCGAAGCGGTCGATACGCTGCTCAAGGACGGCGGCGACGTCGTGGTGCTCGATGCCCGGCGCTTCGACGAATATCAGACGATGAACATTCCGGGCAGCGTCAGCGTGCCCGGCGGCGAACTCGTGCTGCGCGCGCGTGCGCTCGCGCCGAATCCCAAGACGCGTGTGATCGTCAATTGCGCGGGCCGCACGCGCAGCATCATCGGCGCGCAATCGCTCGTCAACGCGGGGTTGCCGAATCCCGTTGCGGCGTTGCTCAATGGCACGATCGGCTGGACACTCGCGGGACAAACGCTCGAACACGACAGCCAACGTCAGTTCGATCTCCAAGCCGGGCTCGACGACGCGTCGCTCGCCGCTTCGCGCAGCGCGTCGCGCGCGCTTGCCGACCGCGCCGGCGTGAACCGCATCGCGCTCGCCGAGGCCGCGCGCTGGGCTGCCGATTCGTCTCGCACCACCTATCGCTTCGACGTGCGCACGCCCGCCGAGTACGAGCGCGCACACGCGCCAGGTTTTCAGAGCGCACCGGGCGGGCAGCTCGTGCAAGAGACGGACATGTTCGCGCCCGTGCACGGTGCGCGCGTCGTCCTGTTCGACGACGATGGCGTGCGCGCGAACATGACGGCCTCGTGGCTCGCGCAGATGAACATCGAGGTGGTTGTCGTCGATGGTGCTTCGGCTTCGGATCTCACCGAAAGCGGCACTTGGCGGAGCGCAAAGCCTGAGCCCGTATCGACACCCATCGTCTCCGCAAGCGAACTCGCCAAGCTCCTCGCGGACCCGGCGAGCGGCACGCTCGTCATCGACGTCACGTCGAGCGCGAATCACGTGAAGGCGCATATACCGGGCGCGTACTGGATCGCGCGTTCGCGTCTCGTCAACGCCATCGACGATCTGCGCGCGCTGCCCGATGCGAAGCGCTACGTGGTCACGTGCGCAACGAGCGCGCTTGCGCCGTTTGCCGCGCCTGACATTGCCGCGCTGACGGGCAAGCCCGTGCATGTGCTCGAAGGCGGGACGTCGGCGTGGATTCGCGCTGGCCTGCCCACGGAGAGCGGAAGTGAACGCTTGGCGTCGCCGCGCATCGATCGCTATCGGCGCCCGTATGAAGGCACCGACAACGCACGTGAAGCCATGAACGCGTATTTGGAGTGGGAATACGGGCTCGTCGCGCAACTCGAGCGCGACGGCACGCATGGGTTCTTCGTGATTTGACGACAGCGCCCAAATGCAATGCTCGCAATGCGGACAACCCACATAGGCGGTCCGCTTGCTTCGACCTTATCGTCACGCGGCTCGCGAAAGCTGCGCCGCCTTGAAGCTCTGCTTCACACTCTCGGCAAGCACGGCAAGCGCCGACTGCATCTTCCCGAGCGCTCGCGCCCGCACGATCCACACCGCGATCTCGGGCTTAAAGTCGCTGACCTGCACCACATCGAGTTGCGCGGCATGCGCGCTGACGCGCAATAGCGGCAGCGGCACGAGTCCCAACCCGACCCCATCGGCCACGAGACCCAATTGCAGTTCCATGCCGAGGGTCTCGAGATTGAGCTTCAGCGAATAGCCTTGCGCCGCGAGCGCCTGCTGCAACCCCGCACGAAATCCGCAGCCGTCGGGGTTCAACACCCAACCGTGCGGCTGGCATTCGGCAAGCGTCAGCGAGCGCTTCTTCAAACGGCCCTTTTGCGCGACCACCGCCATTTTCAGGGTACCGAGCGCCTCGCCCGCGAGCG is drawn from Trinickia violacea and contains these coding sequences:
- a CDS encoding rhodanese-related sulfurtransferase produces the protein MTSYPVRTYEDVREALLARREIALLDVREEDPHAQCHPLFAANLSLSKIELDAYTRLPRRDVPIVLFDAGEGLAEEAADKLASLGYTRIALLAGGLDGWIRAGGEVFRDVNVPSKAFGEFVEAKRHTPSLSAEAVDTLLKDGGDVVVLDARRFDEYQTMNIPGSVSVPGGELVLRARALAPNPKTRVIVNCAGRTRSIIGAQSLVNAGLPNPVAALLNGTIGWTLAGQTLEHDSQRQFDLQAGLDDASLAASRSASRALADRAGVNRIALAEAARWAADSSRTTYRFDVRTPAEYERAHAPGFQSAPGGQLVQETDMFAPVHGARVVLFDDDGVRANMTASWLAQMNIEVVVVDGASASDLTESGTWRSAKPEPVSTPIVSASELAKLLADPASGTLVIDVTSSANHVKAHIPGAYWIARSRLVNAIDDLRALPDAKRYVVTCATSALAPFAAPDIAALTGKPVHVLEGGTSAWIRAGLPTESGSERLASPRIDRYRRPYEGTDNAREAMNAYLEWEYGLVAQLERDGTHGFFVI
- a CDS encoding LLM class flavin-dependent oxidoreductase, which encodes MSVEFIGMIQQRKVSETHLPQGPAIDTEYVRAFAQAHENAGFNRILVPHSSTSPDATITIAYAASVTSRVHFMLAHRPGFVAPTLAARQIATLDHFSGGRLAVHFISGGSDEDQRRDGDYLSHDERYARTDEYLQILRRVWTEDQPFDHEGRFYRFEKAFSDVKPKQTPHVPIYFGGASEPALAVAGKHADVYALWGESKQQVHEQVTRVRAEAAKHGRTVRFSVSFRPILASTEKAAWERAEHILEETRRLRVEQGFSRGGPQQSEGARRLLAAAGDGVRADERLWTAVAKEIGGRSNSTALVGTPAQVAQTLAEYYELGVTTFLIRGFDPLEDAIDYGRELIPATRELTSRVRRAA
- a CDS encoding LysR family transcriptional regulator, with amino-acid sequence MELSDVDLNLLLLFERLMQERRVSTVAEQMNMSQPGVSNALAKLRRRLGDPLFVRGPGGVVPTPFALRLAEPVSQALATLHAALNPETGFDPLLATRTMTIGMTDIGEVVFLPALLERLSRVAPGIALNTVRNASVNLSDEMADGRVDLAIGLLPQLKGGFYQRRLFDQRYVCLFRRGHPLENTPLTLAAWREAEHLVVVSAGTGHGQVEDWLKRRGVRRQVRLTVPHFMSVGYILQRTDLIATVPERLALQLATPFSLSASALPMSLPAAPIHLLWHTRVHQDEGNRWLRAVVVDLFADTATPARKAKSGQKKA
- a CDS encoding class II aldolase/adducin family protein; translated protein: MSTLATEQPKLSFRNPPIRKFWFDNDDQAPQRSFEEERLHRQQRLAGAFRLFAQNGFAQGLAGHITARDPEWTDHFWVNPLGRHFGRMRVSDLLLVNRHGEIVVGEGPVNQAAFAIHAAIHEARPDVVAAAHTHSLYGKAWSTLGRKLDPLTQDSCAFYEDHALFDDFRGVVLDTTEGARIADALGSYKAVILKNHGILTASPSVEAAAWWYIALENACHTQLLAEAAGAPQPIPHDMADLTHQQIGRANGARHAFESLYEGLVEIEPELLD
- a CDS encoding cysteine dioxygenase, encoding MAIDKLRRFVGEIAALVDSGACETELLEHGANVLRELVRVDDWLPDAYAQPSVERYQQFLLFADARERFSVVSFVWGPGQQTPIHDHRVWGLIGVLRGAELAAPYARHDDGTLRQTGHEVRLDAGDVEAVSPAIGDIHRVRNAFEDRTSISIHVYGANIGAVLRSTYSSDGRPKPFISGYSNETLPNLWDIGKELQHS